AAGATTTTACGTCTCTGCTGGATGGCGGTCATGATCTGAAACAGGTCCTGACCAAAGGACTGAATAGAATTTAATTTCAATCACAGTGTTCAAAAACGGTCATTTTAGTTCACAATAGAATCAATCATGCAATTTCAGCCTTGTAGGGTATAAAGTTTGCCAAGAACAGTGGAAAAAAATCGTTTACTGCGCCAAACAGCTTTAGTGCTCATCGTTTTAAATGGGTTGCTTCTCGTCCTGCTGTATCATCTCAATCATAAAAATATGATGGATAAGGCCTATGAAACGGTCACCAGCCTTCTTCAGTTTCAGACCGGCATCCGAATCTATATTGAAAAAACAGTTCGCCCGGAAGTTTATCGCCTTCAGAACGAAGCCATCCTTCCTCATGACTATTTTTCCCCGGAGCTGATGTCACGCACATTTGTCTCTCGTTCCATCCTTGAAAATTATCTGGCCCTGCAACCCAGGAGTCTTTCAAAATCCATTTTCCGCTATGTGTCACGCGATCCGCTCAACAATGACAACAGAGCGACCCCCAAAGAAGCAGAGCTGTTACAACGTTTTGAATCCGGTGTGTCCTCGGAGCATTTCGAAATCATCACGATAAATGGTGAAGACAGCCTGTTCTATGCAATCCCTCTGGGCCCTTTTTCGTCAGATTGCATGAAATGCCATAGTCTCCCCCAAAATGCACCGGTATCTCTTGTCGAACGTTATGGGACAACGCAGGGCTACAATCATCAGGTTGGGGAACTATCAGGGCTGATGTCCATCACCATTCCTTTAACCGATTATCAGAAGCAAGCTCAAAAGACCTTTGCACTCCTTGTTGTTTCTACACTGATTGCCTTTTGCACGATCTTCCTGTTTATACGTCAATGGATAATCAAAAAGGAGAATCAGGATCTGCTTCTTTTCGAAAAAAATGAACAACTGCACCTTTCCCATCAAAAACTGAATTACGCGCAAAAGATGGCCCATCTGGGCAGTTGGCACTGGACTATCGCCATTGATCAGTTAACGTGGTCCGATGAAATCTTCAGAATTATGGGTGATGAACCCCAAGCATACGCCCCAACGTTTGAGCTTTTTTTAGCAAAAATCCACCCCGATGATCGTGACAACGTTGATCAAGCCACCAAAGAAGCCATCGAGAATCAAACGGACTATCAGGTCGAACATCGCATTATCCGCCCGAATGGAGAAATACGGCATGTTCGGGAGCAAGCTGAAATGACCTTTGATGAAGAACACAACATCATCGGTATGGTGGGAACGGTTCAGGATATTACCGACATCATCATTCTGCAGCAGAAGCTACAGAAATTGGCCATCACAGATGAGCTCACCGAAGCCCTCAACCGGCGCCAATTGTTCAGAGAAGGGGAACAGCTCTGTAAAGTCGCATCGCGTTACCAGAGTTCTTTCAGTGTCCTTTTCTACGATCTTGATCACTTCAAATCCATTAACGATTCCTATGGACACATTGTCGGTGATGAAGTCTTACAGCAGGTGACAGAAGCGGTTCGCTCAACCCTTCGTGAAACGGATATTCTGGCGCGTTATGGTGGCGAAGAATTTTGTATCTTAGCTCCAGAAACAGATCACCAGCAGGCTGAAGCGCTGGCGGAAAGAATCCGCATCAATGTCCAAAATCATATCATTGAGCCGAAACATGCGCCGTCATTTCCTTTCAACGTGACGATCAGTATCGGCATTGCTGAGAACAGGGAAAATGAAACGTTTTCATCCGTCATTGACCGTGCGGATAAAGCGACGTATCAAGCAAAGAAAAATGGCCGCAACTGCATTGTTGTTGATTGAGATTTTGAAAATCACATTTTCAAAACCGTACCTGCAGAAAGCAACGGACGGCCTTTTGCAAAAAACTCGATTGACAATGCTAACTCCCACGGTATCACACTGATCGGAGGCGAGAGATGGATCACGACAATTCCCTGCAAGAGGTGATGACACGTACCTCCCTGTCCCATTCCAATCAAATGGAAATGCTGACCTTCCGCCTGACGGACGGCCAACTCTACGGAATCAATGTCTTCAAAATTATAGAAATCGTTGAGTGCCCTGGCCGTCTTGACCGCATTCCTTATTCCCATCCGTCAGTCAAAGGTATTGTTGATTTTCGAGGTCAGGCCATTACAGTAATCGACCTCTCTGAAGCGGTGGGCTTGCCGAGCGTCAATTATAAAACGGATTTGGCCTATCTGGTGGTTTGCGAATATAACAAACAACTCAATGCCTTTCTTGTGGCAACGCCCGAAGTTTTACTCACCAGAAGTTGGCAAGACATAAAAAAACCTGACGGCATTGATGCTCCGGCTCTGGTTGCCATTGCTTACAACGACACTAACGAGATGGTCCTGCTGCTTGATATTGAAGGAATCCTTGCCGAAGTCATTGGTCTTGAAGGTGGCATTGAAGAACAGGTGCTGGAACACGCAGAGCACGTTTGCCAGGGGAAACATATTCTCATCGTCGATGATTCCAACGCCGCCTTGACCTTGATGAGAAAAACCCTTACGGACTCCGGAATGAAAGTCACTGAATTCAGCTCCGCCGTTAGAGCTTTGGAAAGCCTCTCGCCACCGCAACAGCAGGAGGCTGCTGATTTCGACGTCATTATCTCCGATATCGAAATGCCCGGCATGGATGGTTTTACATTCACCCGAACACTCAAAACTTTATCCCGCTTTGAACACGTACCCGTTATCCTACATAGCTCAATGAGCAATCCGACCAATGAGATCAAAGCACGTGAAGCCGGAGCAACAGCCTTTATCGCAAAATTTGATCCGAATGTTTTAGTTGGCCGGATTGCCCAACTCATTCAAAGCAGATAAAAAGCGAGTCTGTCAGAGAAACCAACAGACCCAAGAGGCCAAGTCATGATCCACGAAGCTCCGGCCTTCTGAATGAACATGGCATAGCCTTTTTAATTGCACAAACTGGGAAGGCCCCCAAAAAACAGGGAAAGGTCCGCGGTACAAAATCCTTACACACGTCAAAGACGCGCCTAAAGGTTCGTCGGTCATGTTTGAAAACTTAAGTGCCGTAACAACGTGTTCCCGTACCGAACCCTTCACAGATTCAACAGATCGCTAAAGGAGCAGTCCACCAATGTCCTGTGCCCACTGTACAAGCATTCCTCAATTGCCAACGGATCCCTGCCAAATTTACATCAATGCAAAACATGAATACATGTTGGATAAAGTCGCCACCATCTGCCATCAACAGGGATTCAGCCCAATTTGGCAGGACAATTATCTGCACATGGTCATCGATTCTTTCAGCGAAATGATCACGACGCTCGGTCATCAGGAATCGTTGACGGATCTGGAGAAAAAGAGCATCCACATTCTGGCGATAGCCCCACAGGAAAACCTCAGTTTCAGACATATGGCTGAAACAAAAACACTTGAAAACTGGTTTACCTTGCTCAATGCCAACGACTTGGTCTGGATTCTGGAACAAGGCTCCATCACGGTTTACTTTCAACCCATTATCGATCTTCACAGTCAGACCATCTATGCCTATGAATGCCTCAGCCGGGGCGTTCTCGCTGACGGCAGCCTGATGAGTCCACAGGTCATGTTTGATACGGCAAAAAAGACCGACTTACTGTTCAATCTTGACCGCCAATGTCGAGAAACCGCAATCAAAACCGCTGCCGTTAAAAATATCCCGACCAACATCTTCATCAACTTTCTGCCATCAGCCATTTACAACCCCGAGTTCTGCCTGCGAGATACCGTCAAATGGGCACAGCAGCTTGAGTTTGATCCGGACAAAATTGTTTTTGAAGTCGTCGAGACAGAACACATTCGTGACATCAATCACCTTATTGCCATTCTAAAGCTCTATAAATCAAAAGGCTTCCGCACCGCCTTAGACGATGTCGGCAGTGGCTATTCCTCTCTCAATTTGTTTGCGACACTGGCACCCGACATTATCAAAATCGATTTGGAAATCGTCCGAGATATTCACAACTCAGAAGTCAAGCAGGCCGTGGCCAAGGCTCTGATACAGATGGGGCGTGATGCGGGATGCAAAGTCCTGGCAGAGGGCATTGAATCGCTTGAAGAATACAACTGGTTTAAAACCGCTGGGGCGGATTACGCACAGGGCTACTATTTTGCGCGACCAACCGTCGAACCACTACGTTCCTTGAACTGATTATCTTATGCGTCAGGGTGGATCCTGCAGAAGGATATCCACCAGATCAACAGCCCCCTGGATAGTCTCAATCATTAAAAGAGGCCGGTGCATCACACGATGCACCGGCCCCATCACTTGTATAAATCACCTTGAAACGTTACGATTTTTTCTTGCGTAGTCGATCCATGGCGGCTTGCAGGCTGACACGTAATCTTTCGAGCGCATCGGCCAGTTTACCAACTTCATCCGCCGACGCGACTTTGATTTCGTTTTCTACTTTGCCATCAGCCAGATCCAACGCTGCGTTCGTCAATTTTTCCAGAGGCTTAAGCGCATTACCCACGGTGATCACTACCGCAATGACGGAAATGGCCAGAATAGCCAGCATGGTCAGCATGAGTGACTGTTGCAGCATCATTTTTTGCTGATTCACTTTCGTCAAAGAAAAACCGATGCGAAATCCACCCCAATGTTTGCCCTTAACCATAATCGGAGCGGAGATATCCCACATCGTTTCACCGGTATCACGCGCATAAACCTGAAGAAATCCCTCCTCAAGATTCTGTGCCGCGCCTAAGCCAACCGGGTCGTTGAAAATCCGCTTGGTACGATTACCGTTCTTGTCCTTTTCGATGTCACCAGTGATCGGTTGTTGATACAATGTGTTGTGGGTGGGAAGATAGCCGTTCACATCGACGGCAACAGCAAAAACGACACTTTCATCTTTGAGAAATTCATCTTCAATGGCCAGAAGCGCCTTATCCAGGTAAAAATCATACCGGGTGTGATATTTCGCCGGTTCAAATCCGGGTATTTCTTCATACTCGGTATCAAACGCATCCTTGACGCTGAAAACACCATTATCAATCGCTTCTTCGAGAATGCGACCGGTGAAACGTGCGCCGAGAATTGCTTCGCTTTTCCCCCTCTCAAAGAGCTGCTGTTCAAGATGTTGGCTCTGCTGGTTAATAATGAACCACGCCCCGACCAACATGACGATCAACAACAGCACATTGACATAGACCGCTACTTTTACGCTGATTTTTTTAAACATGCTCCCCCCAGATTTTCATACGAATTAAATGTTTTCCTCGATTCTACGAAGTCGCGTCAATTTGTTTTGTAGGCGATACGTACCGCTCCCCAGTGGCGGTTACTGATTGTAATCGGGATGGAAAGATCGGATATCTGCTCACCGGTATCGCGGCTGTAACGCTGTAACAAGTATGTTTCCCGGTTGCGGGCGGCGGCGAGCCCTGTACGATCATTGAAAATCCTTTTGGTGCGGTTTTTTACACTGTCGACCTCGCTATTACCGGTCAGAGGCTGGGCAAAGCGGGTATTATGCGTTGGCAGATAACCGTTGCGATCAACCACGATACAAAAGACAAAATGCGAATCCTTTGCTAGATATTTATCAAGAATGGGTCGCAAGATTTCATCGCTCAACGTGTCGTACTGGGTGCGATATTTCTGCGGGTCGGTGTTGGGGATGGGAATGTAAAACGTGTCAAAAAGCTGTCCGACGGTCAACCTTCCCGAAGAGAGCAACAGTTCGAACTGACGAACAACTTCGCCACGACACTGCTCTGCCGCAAGATAAGCTTTGTGATCAAGGTCGGATTGCATCACTTCGGCCCTGCTGACAACGGACGTAAAAAACAATCCCAGCAGCGGCAACAACAGACAAATAATGAGTTTCTTTATCGAATTTTTCTTTTGATTGGATCGGTTATGAATGATCTGCCTATGATGCAAAAGCACAAAGCCCCTCCTTCTGTTTTTAGTTCTCTTAGACATGGTCATCCCCTCTTTCCCCGGAGCATTTAGCCACTCTCCACCGTATCTTGAATAAGAGCCTCTATTTGCTCAAAAAGGTGATCGTTGCGATTTTCTGCGGGCTGCAGGACAACAAGCTGATACTGCCGGATCGGAAAAAGATGAATGAAACGCCCCTCCTCTTGCAAAGACACTCCTCTAAGCGTGTCATCGTTAAGACAAGCGGATAACGACAAACAACGCTGAATCACCCTCTGCACCCAAGGCAGGTAACAATCACAGCTGGATAGATTATGAGAAAGGACCCGGCCGTTACCCTCAGCAAGCAGGTAGCCATCAGCACCAGGCAAGGCATTCAACGACGTGATAAAATCAGCCACTTTAGCCACTCTGCTGCTCCCATTGCCGTATTTTCTCGATGAATTCTGCGCAAAGCTCCAGATAACGCTCGTACTTATCGGCATCATCAATCTCTTCACGAAGGATTTTAAGCAGACTGTTGAATGATGCGTCACCCCCGCGCTGCCAGGCACTTAATGCATCATCAAAAATAATGTCAGCCATCGGACCAATAACTTTCGCCAGTCGTTGTTTTAGATCGGGAATATAACCGCTGAAGTCAACGCCTTGCGGCGTTATTTTCTCTGTTGCGGCTACCTCGTTTTGCCCATCATATTCCGCTGTTTTTGGCTTGCTGAGCATATTGAGGGAATAACTCACCATCCGTCCATTCATGTAGGGTTCGCCAAAAACAAGAATCGATTTATCCGCAAAGGTATGGACAAACAAAGAAATCTCATCGTAATGAAGAGTCATCTCACTGGCTTGGCTCAGCTTCTCGCGTACCAGAGCCAGAACCTCCCTTAACTGCTCGCCAAGACCGGCCAAGGCCTCATCCGAAAGAAAAGGTGGCATACGATTGATCATCACTTTCTGCTCTGCATCATAAACACAGACACCTAAAACGCCTGGAAGCTTTTTCAACGTGTCAATCGCCTGATCCATCGCGCTCTCCTAAAATCTTACCGGGGCTTCGAACTTTGCCTTAAACTGCTGCAAAAACTTTTTAACCGACTGTTCACGCCGTAAACCTACGGTTATAAAGACATCCTTGAAGGTGAAAAACACATGGCGTAGACCATTGTCTTCATTGATCACCATATGCTTAAAACTCCCGGCATTCAGAAGCTGGGCAATCTCCTGCGTCTTATCATGAAGGAAATCAGGTTGAATATTTTTGACCGGCTGCTGGTGCCGTGCTTTGAAAAGGCGCAAATTATGGTTTTTATCGTAAAGGTTGTATTCGATAATCCCTGGAGAGGGATCAAGCAGAGAGACAATTTGCTTTTCAAGCAGCGTTATCGGGCCGGTTTGCTGCTGGATGCCGTCATCTTCATACCATTGCTCCTGCAATTGCGGACTCCTCACGGGCAACGCCATCTCATCTTTCAGACGCAGAGCCTCCATCACCAAGGTCATAAAGGGCTCAGAAATCTCCTCGGCAACCGTGAAGTTTTTATCCAGAAAATCAATACGAACCTCATCCCAGCTGATAATAGTGTAAGCCGCATTTTTACCAGACATTGTCGCCGTTTTGGCGGCAACGATTTCGCCCTCACGAATAAAAAGCTCACCACGGTCCCGGTCAGTCTGAACGGTGAGCACACAATTTTTGCGTTCGACATTTATCAATTGCAAAACCGATGTCAAACTCAACCCTTTCAGTTGCCCGGCAGCACCGTTTGTCAGTTGTTGGTGTATTTTTTTTGCCGTTTCTTCCGCGTTTAAAGGTTTGGTAAAACGCCGGACAATACGCAGTTCTCCCAGCCGGGACTCAAGATCTGAAGAAAGAGGAGCACTCAGCACAGCCACGGGCAACTCAGAAAATTGCTGATTGATGGATTCAATTAAATCAAAGCAACAGCTTTCCGTTCCTTCAATATCGGTTATGACAAGATCAATAGCCAATTGCTGCAGTCCCCGGTTGATATCATTGCGCTCATGGGCAACGATCACCTCAAGATCGCTGTAACGCTGTAAGGCCAGAAGCAAAGCGCGCAATGTCGTATTGTCTTTATCAAGAATTAGAATCTTTTTCATGATATGAGCCAGCACCCTACAGTCGACAAAAAACAAACCCAAAATCAGACCGTTAAGACAACCGGCCATATCTTCAACTAAAATCTATATATCCAAGAAGTTCAACACTGCGTTATGCTTTAAAAAACCTTATTTATCAATGAATAACACATCAGAGAAATATCCAATGTCTATCATAATAAAATTCAGTAAAACACAGTTATACTAAATTTCAAAGCATTTGTTTTCATCAACATGCAACGCAGCTCTCGTCGCATGCGCCAGAGTGCCGACATAAAAATGAACGCATTAGGTCCAGCCCCCCCTCCGGCAACAACTCAGCGAAAGGTGGACAGGTAGGTGCGGATCGTTATCCCTTCTGTAAGTGTCCCTCTCTCAATGGCACCGACAGATAAAAAAAGCCGGCGCATCTTCACACGATGCACCGGCCTTTTAACTGTAACTATTGGTAAATCAGCGTCTATTTCAACGCAGTAATCTTTTTAACTGGCCTGCAAAAAAAACAGCCGGAGTTTCATCGTAGCAAAGAACAAATCTCCGCCACGGGCCTGCTGTCTCATCAGCATAGGCACGTTACCAGCGATTCACCTCGCCCTGCCAGGTCAAGAATGTGCCACTTTGCTTTAGGGTCAGATTGCGCGCTAAATCAACAAGCCCTGAAGCACTTTGCTCGACGGTGAGATCCGCAGCCTCACCGCCCATATCCGTTTTAACCCAGCCTGGATGAACAACACATACCGTGATCCCTTTTTCTTTTAGCTCCAAAGCGAGCACCTGCATCACCTTATTCACTGCGGCTTTAGAACTGCGGTACGCATACATCCCCATGCCCTCACCATGTAACGCGCCCATATCGCTGGAAATCGTCATAATGCGTGGATTGGCTGAGTTTTTCATGCATTTTAGAACGGCACGGCTGACCATTAATGGCGCAACGGTATTCACCGCAAAGGTTTTTAACCAGTCTTGAGGATCAAGAGCGTTTAGAGACTGATCCTCCGCCCCCAGCACACCGGCATTATTGATTAAAATATCGAGTTGGGTATCCGCTAAATGCTTTGCCAAAGCATCAATCGACTTGGCATCAGTCACCTCCAGGTCAACAAGAGACAACGCCGTGTTTGAGAGTAATTGTTGAAGATCAGCAGAGGGCTGGCCTCGATAGGTAGAGATAACCTTATAATCCAGTGCAAGAAATTGCCGAGTCAGCTCCAGCCCAATGCCTCTTGAGGCGCCAGTGATCAAAACTGTTTCCATCACATCAATTCTCCTGCCCGGATCTCCGGATCATCGTATTAAGTTACCAAAAGAAAAGCTATTTATTGCGGGCCAAGCATCATAGCAAACATCACACATTGACCTTAAAACCGAGCTCAACATCACAGGCAGCCTGCCCACCACGAATCCCCCAATTTTTAGCGGTAATTTCGCGCAACATAATTTTTACGTGGTTCACGGGAATTCCGAAGGGTTCCAAAGGGCCTAAAGGGGTCACCCATTAAAATGTCTAAAGGGGTCAAGTCTGCTTTTGACTAATCTTTAGTTCTGTCTAAAGGGGTCTCTAAAGGGGTCAAGTCTGCTTTTGACTAATCTTTAGTTCTAAACAAATCTTCTTGAGGGGTCAAGGGCCTAAAGGGGTCAAGTCTGCTTTTAGGGCCTAAAGGGGTCAAGTCTCCCTTTGACTAACCTTAAGTTCTAAACAAATCTTCTTGTACAATTTTCTCGCATTTTGGTCACTCTCCAACACTTTTTTCATGCGCTCAATGGCAGAACTGACGGTGCTATAATTCTCACAACCGATCACCTTGCCAATTTCAGCAAGTGTTTTTTGACTATGTGCCCTGAGAGTATAAACAGCCAAATCCCTTGATAGGTTGGTTGTGCCCCGTCTTGTCGTCTTCAACTCCATTTCGGTGACCTGACATACCTTACATACGGCGTTGATCACCGCAACAGAATCGACAGATAAAACATCTCGCCCTGCAATCTCTTTATCCTGAAGGAAGAACTCGTACTTGTTTCTTATCTTCTCGATAAACCCCTCAGAGCCAAAGATCGACGGAAGATTTTTGCGTGAAAAAAATTGCTGCACCTCTTCAGAATCTTGCTGTCTCACAAAAGAGAGATAATCTTTAAAAGCTTTTTTTCTCGTCGATGAAAACATCTTCAACAATGGGGTGCAGTGCAACCACTGCCAGCGTTTCTCGTCAGCAAGATAACCGCGATGACTGCACCACTTGTACGCATCCAACTCTGAAACAATACACGCCTCAAGAGGGTTGCGGTGGATATAACGTAAGAGTTGCAACAAATGGCTATCCTCTTCGACCAACACAGCTTTGTAGCGGCCACGGAACAATTGGCCGTCAGTGCAGTGTCTGCGATTATAGCGCTGGGTGTAAACACCGTTAAGATGGCGCATACAACGAGAGAGGTTACCATTCGGTGTCTGCACCAACAGATGATAATGATTCGACATCAGGCAATAGGCAGACACTTTCAAGTTCCACATCGTTGCGGTATCTTGCAATACATTCAGGAAAAGGAGGAAATCCTCATCGTCCTGATAAATGTCTTCTCGCCGTCGCCCACGATTCATCACGTGATACCAGGCACCCGGATATTCTATGCGTAATGGTCTCGACATGAAAATAGCCTACCTCGTATTAGTCATTAGTCAACGGCAGACTTGACCCCTTTTCTTCTTCTTAGTCATTAGTCAACGGCAGACTTGACCCCTTTTCTTTGACCCCTTTTCTTCTTCTTGAGGGCAAGAAAGAGCTTCTCGGTCTCTATCTTTCCGATCAGGAGGGCGCTCATCACTGGTTGAGCGTCCTGACCGATTTACACAATCGTGGTGTGGAGGATATCTTGATCGCCTGTGTCGATGGACTCAAGGGCTTTCCCGAAGCCATCGAAACCATCTACCCGCATACGAAAATCCAGCACTGCGTGATTCATCAGATCCGCAATTCCATCAAGTACGTGGCCTCTAAAAACCAGAAAGCTTTTATGGCGGATTTGAAGTGTGTCTATAAGGCTGTAACCCTCAATGCTGCCGAGATCGCCTTGGATGAACTGGACGCCAAATGGGGCGACAAGTATCCAATGGTGATCAAGTCCTGGCGTAGTAAATGGCCGACGTTGTCCAACTATTTCAAATATCCAGCTGACGTCAGAACCGCGATCTACACGACCAATGCCGTCGAAGCGGTTCACCGGCAGTTTCGCAAACTGACCAAAACCAAAGGCGGATTTGCCAACGAAAACAGTTTACTGAAATTGCTCTATGCGGGCATACTCAAGGCCAGCGAGCGGTGGACGCATCCCATCCAGAACTGGAATCTGACTCTGGCTCAGCTGACGATCCATTTTCCAGACCGACTCGAAAAATACCTCAGCCTATGACGCTGACACAGAATTTTGAACACCCTCTGTCTGCACCAACAGATGATAATGATTCGACATCAGGCAATAGGCAGACACTTTCAAGTTCCACATCGTTGCGGTATCTTGCAATACTTTCAGGAACAGGAGAAAATCCTCGTCGTCCTGATAAATATCTTCTCGCCGTCGCCCACGATTCATCACGTGATACCAGGCACCCGGATATTCTATGCGTAATGGTCTCGACATGAAAACAGCCTACCTCGTATTAGCCATTAGGCAACAGCAGACTTGACCCCTTTTCTCTCTTCTAACCTTCAAAAAGGCCCTTGATGCTTTGTCCATCGTAAAACTTGAAAACTCCTTCTTCGGGGTTAAAGCGAGGGAGTGAGCAAAGGTCGGAATTATATGGTTTCTGAGCCCATGGGTTTAGATATAAAACAAGTTCCCTTTCAAGGTATGACCATGGCGATAGGCGTTTTCCTACCAAGACACCACTAACCCGCGTGTTCTTAGGTTTTTGTTTCAGAATCCAGGCGCCATCCCAGTCTCGCTCTACCCTTTCTACGGCGGGTTCAGAACCAGCAACATTTAATATTACCTGTTCTTTTCCTAAAGTTGCTTCCATGACTGATTCTCTGTCCACGGAGGCTCCCAATGCATTGATAGCGATGATGTATGGGTACTCAAGGTCACCGTACCGAGCAGATTTTTTTTCAATTGAATTTCGAATTGCTGAACTTGAACTGATCCAATGAGCACCAAATGATTGAAGACCTATTGGGCGAGCACCTGATTTACCCCTGGCTTCTGGCTTTTTAGGTATTGGGAAAAAGATTATATTCCAACCATCATGGTGATACTCCCACTCTGGGAGTCCATCATTACCCTTTTCTTTATATTCTGCATCAATGGTGTCTGGGTCTAAACCCTTCAATTTATCAGCTAAAAATTTAATGATTTTCTTTCCTGGTGGTGACGTTTGTGGGGCACCTGAAAGTCTCATTCCAATGAAAAAGTTAGGTGAATCAAGCTTGTTAATTGAGTCATAAACCACTGATTTTCTGGCTTCACTTGCGACGTCCTTATCGCTCATGTCAGTAGCGACGGTTGCTTCGAGGTAAAACTTTTCCCCTTTGCTCGATGTCACTAGAAAATCAGGCCTTTTTAAAACCTCGCCTTCCATTTTAGGGTGTATTTCAACCGTACATCCGATTCTCGTTAGCAAGCGATAAAGGAACAACTCAAAAAATGCCGATTGAAACTGACGATCGTCGTTTGAAGAAATCCTTGCTTTAATTTCTGCTTTTTCTCCCTCAGGAAAACTCAAAAACCAATCCTCAAGAGTGTCACGGCACATCTTAGCTTCTGGCCTAGCAGATATATTTAAGTACTCAAACTCTTTAGTTCCATACTTCGCACTTTCGGTGTCAGTACGTTCAAAATCATCAAAAAGTGTCATCTCTATTTCTTTCATCTTTACGGCTAACGCAGGAAGAATAAAGGGGTCAAGTCTGCTTTTAACTAACCTTAAGTTCTAAACAAATCTTCTTGTACAATTTTCTCGCCTTTGAGGAAGACAGACGGTCAGGTCTTGCATTGCAATATTTCTATCCCGAGACTCAACACTTCCCAATGAAACAACAGGGTTAAGCCTAGCGTTGCACTCTCCCAAAAAACAACATCTAAAAAACACCAACGAGAATATGTAAACAAACCGTAGATATCAATAATTCTAATTATTTCGCTAAACAGAAAAAGGCCAGTACATCACACGATGCACTGGCCTTTTTATCGTTCAGCTATATAATCAGCGTCTATTTCAACGCCACAATCTTCTCCAGACTGGCCTGAAGCACGGTCAGTTTTTCCTGCGCTGCTGCCAGCTTGCCACGGTCTTTTTCCAGAACTGCGGCTGGGGCATTAGCGACAAACTTTTCGTTCGACAGCTTCTTGCTGAACATGTCGACATCTTTCTGCACCTTGGCGATCTCTTTGGTGAGGCGCTTTTCTTCCTCTTCGACATTGATCAGACCGGCCAGCGGCAGAAGGATCTCGACGTCGCCGGACACCTGCTT
This region of uncultured Desulfuromonas sp. genomic DNA includes:
- a CDS encoding SDR family oxidoreductase; translated protein: METVLITGASRGIGLELTRQFLALDYKVISTYRGQPSADLQQLLSNTALSLVDLEVTDAKSIDALAKHLADTQLDILINNAGVLGAEDQSLNALDPQDWLKTFAVNTVAPLMVSRAVLKCMKNSANPRIMTISSDMGALHGEGMGMYAYRSSKAAVNKVMQVLALELKEKGITVCVVHPGWVKTDMGGEAADLTVEQSASGLVDLARNLTLKQSGTFLTWQGEVNRW
- a CDS encoding transposase — encoded protein: MSRPLRIEYPGAWYHVMNRGRRREDIYQDDEDFLLFLNVLQDTATMWNLKVSAYCLMSNHYHLLVQTPNGNLSRCMRHLNGVYTQRYNRRHCTDGQLFRGRYKAVLVEEDSHLLQLLRYIHRNPLEACIVSELDAYKWCSHRGYLADEKRWQWLHCTPLLKMFSSTRKKAFKDYLSFVRQQDSEEVQQFFSRKNLPSIFGSEGFIEKIRNKYEFFLQDKEIAGRDVLSVDSVAVINAVCKVCQVTEMELKTTRRGTTNLSRDLAVYTLRAHSQKTLAEIGKVIGCENYSTVSSAIERMKKVLESDQNARKLYKKICLELKVSQRET